The following coding sequences lie in one Euhalothece natronophila Z-M001 genomic window:
- a CDS encoding ABC transporter substrate-binding protein, translated as MNKKNYFFVNFRQVIFLVSLIILSCSLPLSSCTPFNVNGSTQNRVELTLWHGINPPPNREVFQELVNQFNENHQNIKVNPIYIGQPDGQLPKILTAFVGDVPPDMLWFVPQLTGKLVDLGAIRSLDDWFNESPLKDEIEPVLLESMELNGHIWSIPFGTNNAGVFYRPSLFEEAGIETIPETWDELEETAEKLTKDFDEDGRIDQHGMFLSLGKGEWTVFTWLPFVYSANGQLLSDNGQPNLVNSGAISALEFGSNLVKNNWAVLSAPERGYELDNFLSGDVAMQVTGPWTLGQLSDTEIDYDVFPFPKKEQQAAVVGGENLFVFKTDSKREKACFEFLEYVLSEEFQTEWALQTGYLPVNVKSKQSKRYQEFVEDNPVLEVFLKQMEVSKVRPIIPNYNRLSENFGRAIEASLLREKEPKSALEESQQRLDFIFND; from the coding sequence ATGAATAAGAAGAATTATTTTTTCGTTAACTTTCGTCAAGTCATATTTTTGGTAAGCCTCATTATTTTAAGCTGTAGCTTACCATTGAGTAGTTGCACTCCTTTTAATGTTAACGGCTCAACTCAAAACAGAGTTGAATTAACCCTCTGGCATGGCATTAATCCGCCCCCGAATCGAGAAGTTTTCCAAGAGTTAGTTAATCAATTTAATGAGAATCATCAAAATATTAAGGTTAATCCGATTTATATTGGTCAGCCTGACGGACAATTACCGAAAATCTTAACCGCGTTTGTCGGGGATGTTCCTCCCGATATGCTCTGGTTTGTTCCCCAATTAACGGGGAAATTAGTTGATTTAGGGGCAATTCGATCTTTAGATGACTGGTTCAATGAATCACCATTAAAAGATGAAATAGAACCCGTTTTATTGGAAAGTATGGAGTTAAATGGTCACATTTGGTCAATTCCTTTTGGCACTAATAATGCTGGAGTGTTTTATCGTCCATCTTTATTTGAAGAGGCTGGAATTGAAACTATACCTGAAACATGGGACGAGTTAGAAGAAACGGCAGAAAAATTAACTAAAGATTTTGATGAGGATGGACGCATTGATCAGCATGGGATGTTTTTATCTCTAGGAAAAGGAGAGTGGACTGTTTTTACTTGGCTTCCTTTTGTCTATAGTGCTAATGGTCAATTATTAAGCGATAATGGACAACCAAATTTAGTCAATTCGGGAGCAATTTCGGCACTTGAATTTGGGTCAAATTTAGTAAAAAATAATTGGGCAGTATTATCAGCGCCAGAACGAGGATATGAGTTGGATAACTTTCTATCAGGGGATGTAGCGATGCAAGTTACGGGGCCATGGACATTGGGACAGTTAAGTGATACAGAGATTGATTACGATGTCTTTCCATTTCCGAAAAAAGAACAACAAGCTGCGGTGGTAGGAGGAGAAAATTTATTTGTATTTAAAACAGATTCTAAGCGGGAAAAAGCCTGTTTTGAGTTTTTAGAGTATGTTTTAAGTGAAGAGTTTCAAACTGAGTGGGCTTTACAAACTGGATATTTACCCGTAAATGTTAAATCTAAACAAAGTAAACGATATCAGGAGTTTGTGGAAGATAATCCTGTCTTGGAAGTATTTTTGAAACAAATGGAAGTATCAAAAGTCCGTCCAATTATTCCTAATTATAATCGCTTATCTGAAAATTTCGGTCGAGCAATTGAAGCGAGTTTATTGAGAGAAAAAGAGCCTAAATCTGCTTTAGAAGAATCGCAACAACGTTTAGATTTTATTTTTAATGATTGA
- the cobA gene encoding uroporphyrinogen-III C-methyltransferase encodes MKIYLMGAGLGKKEYLTQQAKNILYETEVLIYDALVDEAVLELIPDTCKQIYVGKRGGKPSTSQSEINNILVSYAKQGKKVVRLKNGDPFIFGRAREEIQALKAVGCKVEIIPGLSSAITAPLLAGIPLTDKFLSRSFTVITAHEPDQLDWNALARIDTLIILMGGRNLATIVERLLQEGKQLSFPIAIIRSAGTDEQKVWVGTLQTIVEQTKGEKLSPTVMVIGEVVNLRIN; translated from the coding sequence ATGAAAATTTATTTAATGGGTGCTGGGTTAGGTAAGAAGGAATATCTAACACAACAAGCAAAAAATATACTTTATGAAACTGAGGTTTTAATTTATGATGCGTTGGTTGATGAAGCAGTTTTAGAGTTAATTCCTGACACTTGTAAACAAATTTATGTGGGAAAACGAGGGGGAAAACCCAGTACCTCTCAAAGTGAAATTAATAATATTTTAGTCTCTTATGCTAAACAAGGTAAAAAAGTGGTTCGCTTAAAAAATGGTGATCCCTTTATCTTTGGTCGCGCTAGAGAAGAAATTCAAGCCTTAAAAGCAGTAGGATGTAAGGTTGAAATAATTCCAGGCTTATCTTCAGCTATTACCGCCCCTCTTTTAGCTGGCATCCCCCTAACAGATAAATTTCTCAGTCGGAGTTTTACTGTCATTACTGCCCATGAACCTGATCAATTAGACTGGAATGCCTTAGCGAGAATAGATACACTCATTATTTTAATGGGAGGACGTAATTTAGCAACTATTGTAGAAAGATTACTTCAGGAAGGGAAGCAATTATCCTTTCCAATTGCGATTATTCGTTCAGCCGGAACAGATGAGCAAAAAGTGTGGGTGGGAACATTACAAACGATTGTAGAACAGACAAAAGGGGAGAAACTTTCTCCAACGGTTATGGTGATTGGAGAAGTGGTTAATTTAAGAATAAATTAG
- the surE gene encoding 5'/3'-nucleotidase SurE: MILTNDDGYNAEGIQALQIATDYQGVIVAPEKEQSGCGHQVTTKRGLKLEKYSKQLYSLDGTPVDCVRIALTQLYPDTEWVISGINAGGNMGADVYISGTVAAIREAVLLGKKGIAISQWRKSPLEIDWTVAANWTRKVLDTLFSISLPSGYFWNVNLPHLEDNTNEPEIIFCEGGTQPLPVEYYFDGDRYYYQGEYGKRQRGKGSDVDVCFSGNIAVSQLKL, encoded by the coding sequence ATGATTTTAACCAATGATGACGGGTATAATGCAGAGGGAATTCAAGCCTTACAAATCGCAACTGACTATCAAGGAGTTATTGTTGCCCCAGAAAAGGAACAGTCTGGTTGTGGACATCAAGTAACCACGAAACGAGGCTTAAAACTGGAAAAATATTCTAAACAACTTTATAGTCTTGATGGGACTCCTGTTGATTGTGTTCGCATTGCCTTAACTCAGCTTTATCCTGATACAGAATGGGTCATTTCTGGCATTAACGCAGGGGGAAATATGGGGGCTGATGTTTATATTTCGGGAACTGTGGCAGCGATTCGAGAAGCAGTTTTACTAGGAAAAAAAGGCATTGCCATTTCTCAGTGGCGTAAATCCCCATTAGAAATTGATTGGACAGTGGCAGCAAATTGGACAAGGAAGGTTTTAGATACTTTATTTTCCATTTCTTTACCTTCTGGCTACTTTTGGAATGTCAATTTACCCCATTTAGAAGATAATACCAATGAGCCTGAAATTATCTTTTGTGAAGGAGGAACACAACCTTTACCTGTTGAGTATTATTTCGACGGCGATCGCTATTATTATCAAGGCGAATATGGCAAGCGGCAACGAGGAAAAGGGAGCGATGTTGATGTTTGCTTTTCAGGGAATATTGCAGTTTCCCAGTTAAAGTTGTGA
- a CDS encoding SIMPL domain-containing protein, producing the protein MNRFLQASNLKTIGLVFVGGLMILLAGSLINSHSTSPVMAQDRDVRTLTVTGTGKIEIETTLTEVSLGVEVEEETAREAQEEVARRSTAVVEFLQEREVDKLETTGIRLQPQYRRSDGERRLIGYEGVNLVSFQIETEEIGDLLDQAVNAGATRIDSVGFTATESAIAQAKKEALEKATLDGKSQADAVLNTLDLRSQSIIHIEVDGAEAPVTPRLETARAQDMAESSAPSSPVIGGEQEIEARVKLQISYQ; encoded by the coding sequence ATGAATCGTTTTTTACAAGCCTCAAACCTAAAAACAATTGGGTTAGTTTTTGTCGGTGGCTTAATGATCTTGTTAGCTGGTAGCTTGATCAATAGCCATTCTACCTCGCCTGTAATGGCTCAAGATCGTGATGTCAGAACATTAACGGTTACAGGTACAGGAAAAATTGAGATCGAAACAACTTTAACCGAAGTTAGCCTAGGGGTAGAAGTAGAAGAAGAAACAGCAAGAGAAGCCCAAGAAGAGGTCGCCCGACGTTCAACCGCTGTGGTGGAGTTTTTACAAGAACGTGAGGTGGATAAGCTAGAAACTACGGGAATCCGTTTACAACCGCAATATCGTCGTTCGGATGGGGAACGCCGTTTAATTGGCTATGAAGGGGTAAATTTAGTGAGTTTTCAGATTGAAACGGAAGAAATCGGAGATTTATTAGATCAGGCTGTAAATGCCGGTGCAACTCGCATTGATTCAGTGGGATTTACAGCCACAGAAAGCGCGATCGCGCAAGCCAAAAAAGAGGCTTTAGAAAAAGCTACTCTAGACGGAAAATCCCAAGCTGATGCAGTATTAAACACTTTGGATTTGCGTTCTCAATCTATTATTCATATTGAAGTCGATGGCGCGGAAGCCCCTGTTACGCCTCGGTTGGAAACAGCCCGTGCTCAAGATATGGCGGAAAGTAGCGCACCGAGTTCTCCCGTGATTGGCGGTGAACAAGAAATTGAAGCGAGGGTAAAATTACAAATTAGTTACCAATAA
- the rlmN gene encoding 23S rRNA (adenine(2503)-C(2))-methyltransferase RlmN gives MLSPLLGKSLPELTEWVQEQGQPAYRGKQLYQWLYQKGARSLSEITVFPKQWRENLQDQPIGRSTIAHRSIAPDETRKYLLRLHDSELIETVGIPTAKRLTVCVSSQVGCPMSCDFCATGKGGFTRNLQAHEIVDQVMTVAEDFQQRVSHVVFMGMGEPLLNLEEVIKAVKSLNQDIGIGQRNLTVSTVGIPKTIPKLAAEKLQITLAISLHASNQVLREQLIPSGGGYPLLQLIADCRDYVEKTHRRISFEYILLAGVNDTPNHAQELAQLLRGFQTHVNLIPYNPISEVDYQRPDKNRIEAFQTALQDANIAVSIRYSRGLEADAACGQLRAKQNS, from the coding sequence ATTTTGAGTCCATTACTGGGAAAATCTTTACCTGAGTTAACCGAGTGGGTACAAGAACAAGGACAACCTGCCTATCGTGGTAAACAGTTATATCAGTGGTTGTATCAAAAAGGAGCGCGATCGCTGTCTGAAATTACGGTCTTTCCGAAACAGTGGCGAGAAAACCTGCAAGATCAGCCCATTGGACGCTCTACTATTGCCCATCGTAGCATTGCTCCTGATGAAACCCGTAAGTATCTTCTTCGTCTCCATGATAGCGAACTCATTGAAACTGTTGGTATTCCCACTGCAAAACGGTTAACGGTTTGTGTTTCTTCGCAAGTGGGATGTCCTATGAGTTGTGATTTTTGCGCCACAGGAAAAGGCGGCTTTACTCGCAATTTACAAGCCCATGAAATTGTGGATCAAGTGATGACAGTCGCGGAAGACTTCCAGCAAAGAGTAAGTCATGTGGTATTTATGGGCATGGGTGAACCGCTATTAAACTTAGAAGAAGTGATTAAAGCGGTTAAATCTCTCAATCAAGACATTGGCATTGGACAACGTAACTTAACCGTTTCCACAGTAGGCATTCCGAAAACGATTCCCAAACTGGCAGCAGAAAAATTACAAATTACCCTTGCCATTAGTCTCCATGCCTCTAACCAAGTCTTACGAGAACAGTTAATTCCCAGTGGCGGCGGTTATCCTCTGCTGCAACTTATTGCTGACTGTCGAGACTATGTGGAAAAAACTCACCGTCGCATTAGCTTTGAATATATCTTGTTGGCAGGGGTGAATGATACTCCAAATCATGCCCAAGAATTAGCACAACTGCTAAGAGGTTTTCAAACTCATGTTAATCTGATTCCTTATAACCCCATCAGTGAAGTAGATTATCAACGCCCTGACAAAAACCGAATTGAAGCCTTTCAAACGGCACTACAAGACGCTAATATTGCGGTGAGTATTCGCTATTCCCGCGGCTTAGAAGCTGATGCTGCCTGTGGGCAATTACGGGCAAAACAAAATTCATGA
- a CDS encoding aspartate carbamoyltransferase catalytic subunit produces the protein MTTTTTSSWTKRHILSLETFTAEEYETLLETADSFREVLSRRTKKVPALQAQVVANLFFEPSTRTRSSFELAAKRLSADTLNFAGSSSSLTKGETILDTAKTYVAMGANILVIRHRQAGVPHTIAAEMDRLEGNVSVFNAGDGQHEHPSQALLDLFTLYQLLSPSSPHQFLQGKKIAIVGDILHSRVARSNLYSLTTMGATVHLAAPPTLLPREFQEFLGEKLVCHWQVEPALTDADFIMTLRLQKERMSEHLLPSLREYHQQFGITRDRVLLAHPHVKILHPGPVNRGVEISSDLMDDPELSLISQQVTSGVAVRMALLYLIGTSD, from the coding sequence ATGACCACGACAACCACTTCTTCTTGGACGAAACGCCATATTCTCTCTTTAGAAACTTTTACCGCCGAAGAATACGAAACTCTCTTAGAAACTGCCGATAGTTTTCGAGAAGTTTTATCCCGACGAACCAAGAAAGTTCCTGCATTACAAGCGCAAGTGGTGGCAAATTTATTTTTTGAACCTTCCACTCGTACTCGTAGTAGTTTTGAACTAGCAGCGAAACGCTTATCAGCAGATACCCTCAATTTTGCTGGGAGTTCTTCTTCCCTCACCAAAGGGGAAACAATTTTAGATACTGCAAAAACTTATGTAGCAATGGGGGCAAATATTTTAGTCATTCGTCATCGCCAGGCCGGTGTTCCTCACACCATCGCGGCGGAAATGGATCGACTAGAAGGGAATGTGAGTGTGTTTAACGCTGGAGATGGGCAACATGAACATCCCTCACAAGCACTATTAGATTTATTTACGCTGTATCAATTATTATCTCCTTCCTCGCCTCATCAGTTTCTACAAGGGAAAAAAATTGCCATTGTGGGAGATATTTTACATTCTCGGGTTGCCCGTTCTAATCTCTATAGTTTAACCACTATGGGGGCAACGGTACATTTAGCTGCGCCACCGACGTTACTGCCTAGAGAGTTTCAGGAGTTTTTAGGGGAAAAATTAGTCTGTCACTGGCAAGTGGAACCTGCCTTAACTGATGCTGATTTTATTATGACGCTACGGTTGCAAAAAGAACGGATGAGTGAGCATTTATTGCCGAGTTTACGGGAATATCATCAGCAATTTGGGATTACGCGCGATCGCGTGTTGTTAGCCCATCCTCACGTAAAAATTCTTCACCCCGGACCCGTGAATCGTGGTGTCGAGATTAGTTCTGACTTAATGGATGACCCAGAATTAAGTCTCATCTCTCAACAAGTCACCAGTGGGGTAGCAGTTCGCATGGCATTATTATATTTAATCGGCACCAGTGATTAG
- a CDS encoding chlororespiratory reduction protein 7: MPDPIMYQEDAYVVLETNQPEEIMSGEELLEKLKTTLENNPDEHPRELAKFETIEEKAKHLMETSCELDVGEGEYLQWYVIRLEK; encoded by the coding sequence ATGCCCGATCCAATTATGTATCAAGAGGATGCTTATGTTGTCCTCGAAACCAACCAACCTGAAGAAATTATGAGTGGGGAAGAATTACTAGAAAAACTGAAAACCACCCTTGAAAATAATCCTGATGAACACCCTAGAGAATTAGCCAAATTTGAGACAATAGAAGAAAAAGCTAAGCATCTGATGGAAACCAGTTGCGAATTAGATGTGGGAGAAGGGGAATATTTACAGTGGTATGTGATTCGCTTAGAAAAATAG
- a CDS encoding DUF2442 domain-containing protein, giving the protein MVNNIKFISKENNKDTLLQKIEKARKNKKSQLERKAINAKYDPQNDQIIIQFVDGSEFRFNSQLGQGLQSATPEQLAEVEITPSGQGLHWESLDADLRIPDLLQGVYGNQKWMSELKRKKLI; this is encoded by the coding sequence ATGGTTAACAATATAAAATTTATTTCAAAAGAAAACAATAAAGATACTTTACTTCAAAAGATAGAAAAAGCTAGAAAAAATAAAAAAAGCCAATTAGAACGCAAAGCAATTAATGCAAAGTATGATCCTCAAAATGATCAAATCATTATTCAATTTGTTGATGGCTCTGAGTTTAGATTTAATTCTCAGTTAGGACAAGGATTACAAAGTGCCACGCCAGAACAATTAGCTGAAGTAGAAATTACCCCTTCTGGGCAGGGACTGCATTGGGAAAGTTTGGATGCTGATTTAAGGATTCCTGATTTATTGCAGGGCGTTTATGGCAATCAAAAATGGATGAGTGAACTCAAGCGTAAAAAGCTAATATAG
- a CDS encoding DUF4160 domain-containing protein has product MPTVLREQGYRIVIYPNDHQPAHVHVLKAGGEIKVDISKLDEIQVIEVVKMKNKEALTALNLVIKNQKLLLSKWEEIHG; this is encoded by the coding sequence ATGCCAACTGTTTTGAGAGAACAAGGATATCGTATTGTTATCTACCCTAACGATCATCAACCTGCTCATGTTCATGTTTTAAAAGCTGGAGGAGAAATTAAAGTAGATATTTCTAAATTAGACGAAATCCAAGTGATCGAAGTCGTTAAAATGAAAAATAAAGAAGCCTTAACAGCACTCAATTTGGTTATTAAAAACCAAAAACTACTACTATCCAAATGGGAGGAGATCCATGGTTAA
- a CDS encoding aspartate ammonia-lyase: protein MRTEKDSMGERQLPDDVYYGIQTLRATENFPISGIKPLPTYVDACILIKKAAAIAHGKLNCIPQDVSGAIVQAADEILKGKLRDQFVVDIYQAGAGTSHHMNVNEVLANRALEILGDAKGNYQRVNPNDHVNYGQSTNDVIPTAIRLGSLLALEHTLYPALKATISTLEEKATEFQDIVKSGRTHLQDAVPVRLGETFRAWAQIYRDHLHRLETAAKDLQQLGIGGSATGTGLNTHPQYREEVVNHLSEFMGVSLSSAPHLMAAMQSLSPFVNVSGALRNIAQDCVKISHDLRLMDSGPKTGLKEIELPPVQPGSSIMPGKYNPVIAEMTSMVSFQVMGYDSAIALAAQGGQLELNVMMPLVAYDLIHSIEILGNTLQTLTDRCLKEIQPRRDRCQNYAEASLALVTALNPHIGYLNAAALAKESLETGKSLRELVLEKNLMTEEALAQVLNLEDMSQQQ, encoded by the coding sequence ATGCGTACTGAAAAAGACTCCATGGGGGAACGCCAACTCCCTGATGATGTTTATTATGGCATTCAAACCCTGAGGGCAACTGAAAATTTTCCCATTAGTGGGATTAAGCCTTTACCTACCTATGTTGATGCTTGTATTTTAATTAAAAAAGCTGCCGCGATCGCGCATGGAAAACTTAACTGCATTCCTCAAGACGTTAGTGGTGCCATTGTACAAGCGGCTGATGAAATTCTAAAAGGGAAACTGCGCGATCAGTTTGTGGTGGATATTTATCAAGCTGGCGCTGGAACGTCCCATCACATGAATGTTAACGAAGTCCTCGCTAACCGTGCTTTAGAAATTCTCGGAGATGCTAAAGGCAACTATCAACGGGTTAACCCCAATGATCATGTGAACTATGGACAATCCACTAATGATGTCATTCCCACCGCCATTCGCCTTGGCAGTCTCCTTGCCCTTGAGCATACCCTTTATCCTGCACTCAAAGCCACCATTAGCACCCTTGAAGAAAAAGCAACCGAGTTCCAAGATATAGTGAAATCAGGGCGAACTCATCTGCAAGATGCAGTGCCAGTAAGACTGGGGGAAACCTTCCGCGCTTGGGCGCAAATTTATCGCGATCATCTCCACCGTTTAGAAACCGCAGCCAAAGACTTACAACAATTGGGAATTGGGGGAAGTGCTACGGGAACAGGCTTAAATACTCATCCTCAATATCGAGAAGAAGTGGTTAATCATCTCAGCGAGTTTATGGGAGTTTCTCTTAGTAGTGCGCCTCATCTCATGGCAGCGATGCAAAGTCTTTCCCCCTTTGTGAATGTCTCAGGGGCGTTACGAAATATTGCTCAAGACTGCGTTAAAATCTCCCATGACCTGCGTTTAATGGATTCGGGGCCAAAAACGGGCTTAAAAGAAATTGAACTGCCTCCTGTGCAACCGGGGTCATCTATTATGCCTGGAAAATATAATCCTGTGATTGCTGAGATGACCTCTATGGTATCGTTTCAAGTAATGGGCTATGATAGCGCGATCGCGCTGGCCGCTCAGGGAGGACAGTTAGAATTAAACGTGATGATGCCCTTAGTGGCGTATGACCTAATTCACAGTATAGAGATTTTAGGAAATACCTTGCAAACCTTGACCGATCGTTGCTTAAAAGAGATACAACCGAGGCGCGATCGTTGTCAGAATTATGCGGAAGCAAGTTTAGCCCTCGTTACTGCCCTTAACCCCCACATTGGGTATCTTAATGCCGCAGCCCTAGCCAAAGAATCTTTAGAAACAGGGAAATCTTTAAGAGAATTAGTGTTAGAAAAAAACCTAATGACCGAAGAAGCCCTCGCGCAAGTGCTAAATTTAGAAGATATGAGCCAACAACAATAA
- a CDS encoding hybrid sensor histidine kinase/response regulator, which translates to MQRGLRELLNRFSRFQGLVGRLQEFSDQEIIRQGNQQQGNLQPTAREKQETSTPDLTEQPESVLDLDFDSLELDQYGALNATLQELLEETAQIEESVGDISLFAEQSDQTLQGQRKMLEQLRDELIWARMLPLSNILDRFPRILRDFSYQYEKPTQLRLEGTGVRVDKSVLEKLYDPLTHLVRNAFDHGIESPEKRREAGKPEEGEIAIRAYYQGNQTVIEIGDDGGGINLERVKEKAINTGLITPDQAENRSSERLYNFLFEPGFSTAKEVSDLSGRGVGLDVVRDQIRELKGAISLRSQPGKGTTFVLSLPTTQSMAKLLIVLVDTTVWALPSDNIEQILVPTSDQVKYTGEQRFLQWNDQALPIYAISDLLDYNCPVPAASPNLQPLGAVERPQERGFPLIILRRGQQQFPLELNRVITEQELVIKSFGSAIAPPQYVSGCTILGDGTIVPVLDAFNLLESVQQTQASAVVNTTTRRSLTSEVPTILVVDDSATQRQTLTFSLQRAGYQVLQAGDGREAISVLQRHPDTNVVICDIEMPNMNGFEFLRYRRQDETLNQVPVVMLTSRSSEKHRKLCQHLGASEYFTKPYLEKEFINTLQEVMNY; encoded by the coding sequence TTGCAACGAGGCTTAAGAGAATTATTAAATCGGTTTTCTCGTTTTCAAGGGTTAGTGGGACGCTTACAAGAATTTTCCGATCAAGAAATTATCCGTCAGGGAAACCAACAGCAAGGGAACTTACAACCCACTGCTAGAGAAAAACAAGAAACCTCAACCCCAGACTTAACCGAACAACCTGAGTCGGTGCTTGATCTCGACTTTGATAGTTTAGAACTGGATCAATATGGGGCGTTGAATGCTACCCTCCAAGAACTTTTAGAAGAAACCGCTCAAATTGAAGAATCAGTCGGCGATATTTCCCTGTTTGCTGAACAATCTGACCAAACCTTGCAGGGACAGCGTAAAATGTTGGAGCAATTACGGGATGAATTAATTTGGGCGCGGATGTTGCCTTTAAGTAACATTTTGGATCGCTTTCCCCGTATTTTACGAGACTTTTCTTATCAGTATGAAAAACCCACTCAGTTAAGGTTAGAAGGAACTGGGGTAAGAGTGGATAAAAGCGTCTTAGAAAAACTCTATGATCCCCTCACTCATTTAGTCCGAAATGCCTTTGATCACGGTATTGAATCTCCAGAAAAAAGACGAGAAGCTGGAAAACCTGAAGAAGGAGAAATTGCCATTCGGGCTTATTATCAGGGGAATCAAACCGTTATTGAAATTGGTGATGATGGTGGAGGAATTAATTTAGAAAGAGTCAAAGAAAAGGCAATCAATACAGGATTAATTACCCCTGATCAAGCAGAAAATCGGTCTTCGGAACGTTTATATAACTTTCTTTTTGAACCCGGATTTTCCACTGCAAAAGAAGTGAGTGATCTCTCTGGGCGTGGTGTGGGGTTAGACGTGGTACGCGACCAAATTCGGGAACTAAAAGGGGCAATTAGCCTTCGTTCTCAACCCGGAAAAGGAACAACATTTGTCTTAAGTTTGCCCACAACCCAATCCATGGCAAAATTACTAATTGTCTTGGTGGATACGACGGTTTGGGCTTTACCATCAGATAATATTGAGCAAATTCTTGTTCCCACCTCAGACCAAGTTAAATATACAGGAGAACAACGCTTTTTACAGTGGAATGATCAAGCCCTTCCCATTTATGCTATTAGTGATTTATTAGATTATAATTGCCCTGTTCCGGCCGCGTCTCCAAATTTACAACCTTTAGGTGCTGTGGAACGCCCTCAAGAACGTGGCTTTCCCTTAATTATTTTACGACGGGGACAACAGCAATTTCCCTTGGAACTCAATCGAGTCATTACAGAACAAGAATTAGTGATTAAATCTTTTGGTAGCGCGATCGCGCCTCCGCAATATGTTTCAGGTTGCACGATTTTAGGGGATGGTACAATTGTTCCAGTATTAGATGCGTTTAACTTACTTGAATCAGTCCAACAAACCCAAGCCTCAGCAGTTGTTAATACCACTACCCGCCGTTCTCTCACCAGTGAAGTTCCCACTATCCTCGTAGTAGATGACTCTGCAACTCAACGCCAAACTTTAACCTTTTCCCTGCAACGTGCTGGCTATCAAGTCTTACAAGCAGGGGATGGACGAGAAGCGATTTCTGTTTTACAACGTCATCCTGATACCAATGTGGTCATTTGTGATATTGAAATGCCCAATATGAATGGCTTTGAATTTCTCCGTTACCGCCGTCAAGATGAAACATTGAATCAAGTTCCCGTAGTAATGTTAACTTCTCGTAGTAGTGAAAAACACCGTAAATTATGTCAACATTTGGGGGCAAGTGAGTATTTTACAAAACCTTATCTGGAGAAAGAATTTATTAATACCTTGCAAGAAGTTATGAATTATTAA
- a CDS encoding DUF2358 domain-containing protein, whose translation MSISQTNYQNRVETAIAQLYEDLPTLFKKDISYDIYRSDILFKDPVNQFQGKLNYRIVFWTLRFHARLFFTEIYFDVHDIQDTAIDIIKVWWTVRGRLRTPWKAEIFFNGDSTYKLDKEGLIYSHQDNWDRTPKTILKQFLPSKEQS comes from the coding sequence ATGTCTATTAGCCAAACCAATTATCAAAACCGAGTCGAAACAGCGATCGCGCAATTATATGAAGATCTTCCTACTCTTTTTAAGAAAGATATTTCCTATGATATTTATCGTTCTGATATCCTTTTCAAAGATCCTGTGAATCAATTTCAAGGGAAACTAAATTATAGAATTGTTTTCTGGACATTACGATTTCATGCTCGTTTATTTTTTACAGAAATTTATTTTGATGTCCATGATATTCAAGACACAGCAATAGACATTATTAAAGTTTGGTGGACAGTGAGGGGAAGGCTACGTACTCCGTGGAAAGCTGAGATTTTCTTTAATGGCGATTCCACCTATAAGCTAGATAAAGAGGGATTAATTTATTCCCATCAAGATAATTGGGATCGCACTCCAAAAACGATTCTCAAGCAATTTTTGCCTTCTAAAGAGCAATCGTAA